Proteins encoded in a region of the Mercenaria mercenaria strain notata chromosome 1, MADL_Memer_1, whole genome shotgun sequence genome:
- the LOC123566575 gene encoding interferon-induced protein 44-like yields the protein MGGVSTEELTNNIKTITELEVYRVKDSVLVPTWREIGGWEQQDLEDLINEMDTWSPPHDVGIKSANILLLGPQGAGKLSFFNTITSVFRGRITRQAVCGSSEQGLTLKYRMHSVQGTALTKPMKFKLCDTRGIEQNQGIDGTEVNYILEGNIPNGYQFNPSKPISPDVSGFVSTPTMDDKIHCVCFVIDGSTVTVMSEKMLEKIKSLQTKVCQKDLPQLVLVTKIDKVCAHVEEDISTVFQSVAIQELVDKVSDMFGLPRNHVLPVKNYEKELTIRNDVSILALLSLRQILHATEDFMFNLLDLMDKDRKDTESWK from the exons atgGGTGGAGTGTCGACTGAAGAGTTAACTAACAACATAAAAACTATTACAGAATTAGAGGTTTATAGGGTCAAAG ATTCAGTCTTAGTACCTACCTGGCGAGAGATAGGAGGTTGGGAACAACAG GACTTAGAAGACCTGATAAATGAAATGGATACCTGGTCACCACCTCATGATGTCGGTATTAAATCAGCAAATATTCTTCTCCTTGGTCCTCAAGGAGCTGGAAAATTAAGCTTCTTCAACACTATCACTTCAGTTTTCCGTGGTCGTATCACAAGACAAGCTGTATGTGGCAGCTCTGAGCAGGGCTTAACATTAAAG taTCGCATGCATAGTGTACAAGGTACAGCCCTGACAAAGCCGATGAAATTTAAATTATGTGATACGAGAGGGATAGAACAAAATCAAGGTATTGATGGCACAGAGGTGAACTATATATTAGAAGGCAATATACCAAATGGTTACCAG TTTAATCCATCTAAACCGATATCGCCTGATGTATCTGGATTCGTTTCAACACCAACAATGGACGACAAGATTCACTGTGTCTGCTTTGTTATCGATGGAAGCACAGTCACTGTCATGTCGGAGAAAATGCTTGAAAAGATCAAATCTCTACAAACAAAAGTTTGCCAAAAAG ACTTGCCACAGTTAGTTCTAGTGACGAAAATTGACAAAGTTTGCGCTCACGTAGAAGAGGACATATCCACAGTATTTCAAAGCGTTGCCATTCAAGAATTAGTTGATAAAGTTTCAGACATGTTCGGTTTGCCAAGAAATCACGTCCTACCTGTGAAAAATTACGAGAAGGAACTAACCATTAGAAATGACGTCAGCATACTGGCACTACTTTCTTTGCGGCAGATTCTTCACGCAACCGAAGATTTCATGTTTAATCTTCTGGATTTGATGGATAAAGACAGGAAGGACACGGAATCTTGGAAATGA